One Methanoculleus sp. 7T genomic window carries:
- a CDS encoding HEAT repeat domain-containing protein, which produces MVQRRDISTEEKRYDVDLMASERDVDGLIEALRSGDSTVRRSAALGLGRLGEWRAVDPLIGALADPVQGVREGAANALVMIGTPAVEPLTDLLLHPEVSERYELPRKVSREGLTQFDLLAGPEGIPPEKRSLRHMGGLTQHDILGGPEDIRRARGRRALEEEEEGITQHDLLAGPEGIPPEKRALQHRVLAQHDLLAGPRGVKEHEALFPEVGAAGVRAEAPPPGMVWDAGTRRGLRRAYAAAILGEIADPRAEEPLTRSLSDSDPVVRRAAEDAIVRFREKRGEVTPVPPASR; this is translated from the coding sequence GTGGTGCAGAGAAGGGATATTTCAACAGAGGAGAAGCGGTATGACGTCGACCTTATGGCGTCGGAGCGGGACGTCGACGGCCTGATCGAAGCGCTGCGGAGCGGCGATTCAACTGTCCGCCGGAGCGCCGCCTTGGGCCTCGGCAGGCTCGGCGAGTGGAGGGCAGTCGACCCGCTCATCGGCGCTCTTGCCGATCCGGTGCAGGGTGTCCGGGAGGGGGCGGCGAACGCGCTTGTCATGATCGGGACACCGGCGGTCGAGCCGTTGACCGACCTGCTTCTCCACCCAGAGGTCTCGGAGAGGTATGAACTCCCCCGGAAAGTGTCTAGGGAGGGGCTTACGCAGTTTGACCTTCTTGCCGGCCCCGAGGGCATACCGCCTGAAAAGAGGAGTCTCCGGCACATGGGTGGTCTTACGCAGCACGATATACTCGGCGGCCCGGAGGATATCAGACGAGCCCGCGGGCGGCGGGCCCTTGAGGAGGAGGAAGAAGGGATCACCCAGCACGACCTTCTCGCCGGCCCCGAGGGCATACCCCCCGAGAAGAGGGCCCTTCAGCACAGGGTCCTGGCTCAACACGACCTCCTTGCCGGTCCTCGCGGCGTGAAGGAGCACGAGGCCCTCTTCCCCGAGGTCGGGGCGGCAGGTGTCAGGGCGGAGGCCCCTCCGCCCGGCATGGTCTGGGACGCCGGGACGAGGCGGGGGCTTCGGCGTGCCTACGCGGCCGCCATCCTCGGCGAGATCGCCGACCCTCGGGCGGAGGAACCCCTCACCCGGTCGCTCTCGGACAGCGATCCGGTGGTCCGGAGGGCGGCCGAGGATGCTATCGTGAGGTTCCGCGAGAAGCGTGGAGAGGTAACGCCTGTCCCGCCGGCGTCCCGGTGA
- a CDS encoding YHS domain-containing protein, translating into MAIDPVCKMDVDEATAKYTAEYQGKTYYFCAPGCKKLFERNPEAYLKKA; encoded by the coding sequence ATGGCGATCGATCCGGTATGCAAGATGGATGTCGACGAGGCGACCGCGAAGTACACCGCCGAGTATCAGGGCAAGACCTACTATTTCTGCGCCCCGGGGTGCAAGAAACTCTTCGAGCGGAACCCGGAAGCGTATCTGAAGAAGGCATAA
- a CDS encoding heavy metal translocating P-type ATPase, translated as MPEEKKKAELKISGMHCASCALNIERALRDRDDVYDARVNLAAETAVVEYDPTKATLADLERTVGDAGYEIVRNEVTVKIGGMVCASCAQVIELSLTDLDGVYAARVNLATETAHVVYNPALVGISDIRTAVEDAGYQYLGLLEEVSEDAEARMREEDLRDKFRRFTIGFAVSIPLFFVMLFRVPEMVALPVSINLIMLVITAPVFLYVGAPIFRAAAAALRNRALTMDVMYAMGIGVAYGASILGTFEIVLTPAFNFYDTAVMLASFLTLGRYLEARAKGRTSEAIKSLIGLRPKTATVIRDGREVEVPVEDVVVGDTILVRPGEKVPVDGTVVGGESSVDESMITGEPIPADKREGDGVVGGTLNVNGVLRVRAEKIGKDMVLSQIIKLVRDAQGSKPPVERIADVAVSYFIPVVLAIATAAFLIWYVGAGASLLFSLTVLISVLVVACPCALGLATPTAVTVGIGRGAELGVLIRNGEALEVSESLTAVVFDKTGTLTRGKPDVTDVVAFGMPEDRLLALTAAVEKNSQHPLAAAVVRRAESAGAAIPGSERFTTFGGRGVSAVVEGNEVLIGNQPFLLEHRIAVPAEAERRIAALQDEGKTAVLVAVGAELAGILAIADTLKATTKAAVADLKRMGLEVTMITGDNERTANAIAREVGIEHVHAGVLPHEKAREVKALQERGEVVAFVGDGINDAPALAQADVGIAIGSGTDVAIESGDIVLIRDDLIDAVAAIELSRKVMSRIKQNLFWAFAYNAALIPLAAGVLYPFFGITFRPELAALAMALSSVTVVSLSLMLKTYIPPAKREAV; from the coding sequence ATGCCGGAGGAGAAGAAGAAGGCTGAACTGAAGATCTCGGGGATGCACTGTGCATCCTGTGCCTTGAACATAGAACGCGCCCTCCGTGACCGGGACGACGTCTACGACGCCCGGGTGAATCTTGCGGCCGAGACCGCCGTCGTCGAGTACGACCCGACGAAGGCCACCCTCGCAGACCTCGAACGGACGGTCGGCGACGCCGGCTACGAGATCGTCCGGAACGAGGTCACCGTCAAGATCGGCGGGATGGTCTGCGCGAGTTGCGCCCAGGTGATCGAGCTCTCGCTCACCGACCTCGACGGAGTCTATGCTGCCCGGGTCAACCTCGCCACCGAGACCGCGCACGTCGTCTACAACCCTGCGCTCGTCGGCATATCCGATATCAGGACAGCGGTCGAGGATGCCGGCTACCAGTATCTGGGGCTTCTTGAGGAGGTCTCGGAGGACGCGGAAGCCCGGATGCGGGAAGAAGACCTCCGGGACAAGTTCCGGCGTTTCACCATCGGGTTTGCGGTGAGCATCCCGCTCTTCTTCGTCATGCTCTTCCGGGTGCCGGAGATGGTCGCTCTTCCGGTCTCGATCAACCTCATCATGCTCGTCATCACCGCTCCGGTCTTCCTCTATGTCGGCGCCCCCATCTTCAGGGCGGCCGCCGCCGCGCTCCGGAACCGGGCGCTGACGATGGACGTCATGTATGCGATGGGCATCGGCGTCGCCTACGGCGCAAGCATCCTCGGGACCTTCGAGATCGTCCTCACCCCGGCGTTCAACTTCTACGACACCGCGGTGATGCTCGCCTCATTCCTGACGCTGGGCCGCTATCTGGAGGCCCGGGCGAAGGGCAGGACTTCGGAGGCCATCAAGAGTCTGATCGGTCTCCGACCCAAGACCGCGACGGTGATCCGGGACGGGCGGGAGGTCGAGGTCCCGGTCGAGGATGTTGTCGTCGGCGACACCATCCTTGTCAGGCCGGGGGAGAAGGTGCCGGTGGACGGCACGGTCGTCGGCGGCGAGAGTTCGGTCGATGAGTCGATGATCACCGGCGAGCCCATCCCGGCCGACAAGCGGGAGGGCGACGGGGTCGTCGGCGGCACCCTGAACGTGAACGGCGTCCTCCGGGTCAGGGCCGAGAAGATCGGGAAGGACATGGTGCTCTCGCAGATCATCAAACTGGTTCGGGACGCTCAGGGTTCGAAGCCCCCGGTGGAGCGGATCGCCGACGTCGCGGTCTCCTACTTCATCCCGGTCGTCCTCGCGATAGCGACCGCGGCGTTTCTCATCTGGTACGTGGGGGCGGGCGCTTCCCTCCTCTTCTCGCTCACGGTGTTGATCTCGGTTCTGGTCGTCGCCTGCCCCTGTGCGCTCGGGCTCGCCACCCCGACCGCAGTGACCGTCGGGATCGGCCGGGGCGCCGAACTCGGGGTGCTGATCCGGAACGGCGAGGCGCTTGAGGTCTCCGAGAGCCTGACCGCGGTCGTCTTCGACAAGACCGGGACGCTCACCCGGGGAAAACCGGACGTCACCGACGTCGTCGCGTTCGGGATGCCGGAGGACCGGCTTCTCGCGCTCACGGCGGCGGTCGAGAAGAACTCGCAGCACCCGCTTGCGGCGGCGGTCGTGCGCCGGGCGGAGAGTGCCGGCGCCGCAATCCCGGGATCGGAGCGGTTCACGACCTTCGGCGGCAGGGGGGTCAGCGCAGTCGTGGAGGGCAACGAGGTGCTGATCGGGAACCAGCCGTTCCTTCTCGAGCATCGCATCGCCGTCCCGGCGGAGGCGGAGAGGAGGATAGCGGCCCTCCAAGACGAGGGGAAGACCGCGGTCCTGGTCGCAGTCGGGGCCGAACTTGCAGGCATCCTCGCCATCGCCGATACCCTCAAGGCAACGACGAAAGCCGCCGTCGCGGACCTGAAAAGGATGGGTTTAGAGGTGACGATGATCACGGGCGACAACGAGCGGACGGCAAACGCCATCGCTCGCGAGGTCGGGATCGAGCATGTCCATGCCGGGGTGCTGCCGCATGAGAAGGCCCGGGAGGTGAAAGCCCTCCAGGAGCGCGGAGAGGTCGTGGCGTTCGTGGGCGACGGGATCAACGACGCCCCTGCGCTTGCACAGGCGGACGTCGGCATCGCCATCGGGAGCGGGACCGACGTCGCTATCGAGAGCGGGGATATCGTCCTCATCCGTGACGATCTGATCGACGCCGTCGCGGCCATCGAACTCTCCCGAAAGGTGATGTCGCGGATCAAGCAGAACCTCTTCTGGGCGTTCGCCTACAACGCGGCCCTCATCCCCCTCGCCGCGGGCGTGCTCTATCCCTTCTTCGGCATAACGTTCCGTCCGGAACTTGCGGCGCTTGCCATGGCGCTCTCGTCGGTGACGGTCGTCTCGCTCTCCCTAATGCTCAAGACATATATACCTCCGGCGAAGAGAGAGGCAGTATAG
- a CDS encoding dolichyl-phosphate beta-glucosyltransferase, with protein MLTDTEDGVDRADCSLVIPAYNEEKRIRSLLEDISGFPGDLIFVCDGTDATPAVIGAFADDHPSLRIRCLTFPARLGKGGGVVAGMKAASTPFVGYMDADGSTSLAEMGRLFDRLATVDGAIGSRWVPGSVLTVRQGFRRRAESRLFNLLVRLLFGLDYRDTQCGAKAFRKEALDTVLSSIRSIGFEFDVELLWRLRRSGYRVEEVPITWENRDESKVGASDAKEMLLGMVRLRFG; from the coding sequence ATGCTGACCGATACCGAAGACGGCGTGGACCGGGCGGATTGTAGCCTGGTAATCCCCGCATACAACGAAGAAAAGAGGATTCGGTCGCTCCTTGAGGATATCTCGGGATTCCCCGGCGACCTGATCTTCGTCTGCGACGGGACCGACGCCACCCCAGCCGTCATCGGTGCGTTTGCGGACGATCACCCGTCGCTCCGCATCCGGTGCCTGACGTTTCCGGCCCGCCTCGGCAAAGGGGGAGGCGTTGTTGCCGGCATGAAGGCGGCGTCCACGCCATTCGTCGGCTACATGGACGCCGACGGCTCGACATCCCTCGCCGAGATGGGGCGCCTCTTCGACCGCCTGGCAACCGTAGACGGCGCCATCGGTTCACGCTGGGTCCCCGGATCCGTGCTGACGGTGAGGCAGGGCTTCCGGCGCCGGGCCGAGAGCCGCCTCTTCAACCTCCTTGTTCGGCTCCTCTTCGGGCTTGATTACCGGGATACCCAGTGCGGCGCCAAGGCCTTCAGGAAGGAGGCGCTCGATACGGTTCTCTCCTCCATTCGGTCGATCGGGTTCGAGTTCGACGTCGAACTCCTCTGGCGGCTGCGGCGAAGCGGCTACCGGGTGGAAGAGGTCCCGATTACTTGGGAGAACCGGGACGAGTCCAAAGTAGGGGCGTCGGATGCGAAGGAGATGCTCCTCGGCATGGTCCGCCTCCGGTTCGGGTAA
- a CDS encoding DJ-1/PfpI/YhbO family deglycase/protease, protein MKLLLVIAPEQFRDEELDIPKKAFEEAGIGVDIASTAAGTCTGMLGAVAEAGMTFDEVDPDDYAGIVVVGGAGSQDYLWGSKRLQDLVRAFFEEGKVVAAICLAPVVLARAGILSGRQATVYPSPAAIKELEKAGAHLQKIPVVADLQVVTANGPRAAAQFADTIITKLEC, encoded by the coding sequence ATGAAGCTCTTGCTCGTGATTGCACCGGAACAGTTCAGGGACGAAGAACTGGATATCCCGAAGAAGGCCTTTGAGGAAGCGGGCATCGGCGTCGATATCGCCTCGACGGCCGCCGGCACATGCACGGGGATGCTCGGCGCCGTTGCGGAGGCGGGCATGACGTTTGACGAAGTGGACCCCGATGACTACGCCGGGATCGTGGTGGTGGGCGGCGCCGGTTCACAGGACTATCTCTGGGGCAGCAAAAGGCTTCAGGACCTTGTCCGGGCGTTCTTCGAGGAGGGTAAGGTTGTTGCCGCCATCTGTCTTGCGCCGGTCGTGCTTGCACGTGCCGGCATCCTCTCCGGGCGGCAGGCGACGGTATACCCGAGCCCCGCGGCAATAAAGGAACTGGAGAAGGCCGGAGCGCACCTCCAGAAGATTCCCGTCGTCGCCGACCTGCAGGTCGTGACCGCAAACGGCCCCCGGGCTGCCGCCCAGTTTGCCGATACCATCATCACGAAACTAGAATGCTGA
- a CDS encoding WD40 repeat domain-containing protein, which translates to MRRTALIIALLAVLIPAVGAEAAYQTLSPGGVVNDVAIAADGKYMVVGTESGGIVCLQRDGRVPWNVSAGSAVTTVADAGGYVAAGTATGGVILLDRNGNRYWTANVSGPVRDIAFSGDARFLAVGSDRVTLFDHRGEEQWTLSTKAGVPSVAFTADGNYIVAGSDSGTIYFISRRGNVIWQALARDAVTAVDVSQDGSVVAAGSRDRVLQVYGRAGGLPWAVPTGAPILTLALSEDGRVVAVGKEGGDIECYRPNEALLWANRTESDVLAVDVSRRGEVVAAGTAEGFVHLWSGDGTERWSFDAGAPVGAVAISEIGDYLAAGAGEQAFIFRTADVPVPQAGPTENAASAPSPAATPTTADGAGALIGIAGFIGVTAILARKRRG; encoded by the coding sequence ATGAGAAGAACAGCACTGATCATCGCCCTGCTTGCCGTCCTGATCCCGGCGGTCGGGGCGGAGGCCGCCTACCAGACCCTCTCACCCGGAGGCGTCGTCAACGACGTCGCAATCGCCGCAGACGGCAAATATATGGTCGTCGGGACCGAGAGCGGCGGCATCGTCTGCCTGCAACGGGACGGGAGGGTCCCGTGGAACGTGAGCGCAGGGAGCGCCGTAACCACGGTTGCAGACGCCGGCGGGTACGTCGCCGCCGGGACCGCTACGGGCGGCGTGATCCTCCTCGACCGAAACGGCAACCGTTACTGGACGGCAAACGTGAGCGGGCCGGTCCGCGACATCGCCTTCTCTGGCGACGCCCGGTTCCTCGCGGTGGGAAGCGACCGCGTCACCCTCTTCGACCACCGGGGTGAGGAGCAGTGGACCCTCTCCACGAAGGCGGGCGTGCCGTCCGTCGCTTTCACGGCTGACGGCAACTACATCGTCGCCGGGAGCGATAGCGGGACCATCTATTTCATCAGCAGGCGAGGGAACGTTATCTGGCAGGCGCTCGCCCGTGACGCCGTCACCGCAGTCGACGTCTCCCAAGACGGGTCGGTCGTCGCTGCGGGGAGCAGGGACCGCGTCCTCCAGGTCTACGGCCGGGCCGGGGGGCTCCCCTGGGCGGTCCCCACGGGAGCGCCGATCCTCACGCTCGCTCTCTCCGAGGACGGGCGCGTCGTGGCCGTAGGCAAGGAGGGCGGCGACATCGAGTGCTACCGGCCGAATGAAGCCCTCCTCTGGGCGAACCGGACGGAGAGCGATGTCCTCGCGGTCGACGTGTCCCGGCGGGGAGAAGTCGTCGCGGCCGGGACCGCCGAGGGATTCGTGCATCTCTGGAGCGGTGACGGGACCGAGCGCTGGTCGTTCGACGCCGGCGCGCCCGTCGGGGCGGTCGCCATCTCGGAGATCGGCGACTACCTCGCCGCGGGCGCAGGAGAACAGGCCTTCATCTTCCGGACGGCCGACGTGCCGGTGCCACAGGCGGGACCCACGGAGAATGCCGCATCCGCACCCTCACCCGCGGCCACGCCCACCACCGCCGATGGGGCGGGTGCGCTCATCGGGATCGCGGGATTCATCGGTGTAACGGCAATCCTCGCAAGGAAACGGCGCGGATAG
- a CDS encoding HD domain-containing protein, with protein sequence MFEKTVFVEGISGGVQVDAPFVVDAADLREKRGGKYIQLTISDRTGRGTCKVWGTPDLSVEQIEAFCRAIRPGEVYRIQGYAKVFNGSCEVNVNDGIVGLSTPVPADSVDPSWFMYAPVDRECVCEELGRMTAKIADPGIYALVSGVMNTTAGFLEAPAAKRRHHAYMGGLAEHTLETAKIALSLADTVNRSEMDTDVLLAGALLHDIGKALCFRRQGFSFVALPEYTLVGHTTLGAAVLLRHSAGVDPSRFAHILHILMSHHGPHGEVLPRTPEAWAVHFADNASATLRAACDDTADLAPGEERQGARTGGQVYRF encoded by the coding sequence GTGTTTGAGAAGACGGTCTTCGTGGAGGGGATCAGCGGCGGGGTGCAGGTCGATGCGCCCTTCGTGGTGGATGCTGCGGATTTGCGGGAGAAACGGGGCGGCAAGTACATCCAACTTACCATCTCCGACCGGACAGGCCGGGGAACCTGTAAGGTATGGGGGACGCCCGACCTGAGTGTGGAGCAGATCGAGGCGTTCTGCCGTGCGATCCGGCCCGGCGAGGTCTATCGCATCCAGGGGTACGCGAAGGTCTTCAACGGCTCCTGCGAGGTCAACGTGAACGACGGGATCGTCGGCCTCTCGACCCCGGTTCCGGCGGACTCGGTCGACCCCTCGTGGTTTATGTACGCACCCGTCGACCGTGAATGCGTCTGCGAAGAACTGGGGCGTATGACCGCGAAGATCGCGGACCCCGGCATATACGCTCTTGTCTCCGGGGTTATGAACACCACGGCGGGGTTCCTTGAAGCGCCCGCAGCGAAACGTCGGCACCACGCCTACATGGGCGGCCTTGCGGAGCACACCCTTGAGACCGCAAAGATTGCGCTCTCTCTCGCGGATACGGTCAACCGGTCCGAGATGGATACCGACGTGCTCCTCGCCGGAGCGCTCCTCCACGACATCGGCAAGGCGTTGTGTTTCCGCCGCCAGGGTTTCTCGTTCGTCGCGCTCCCCGAGTACACCCTTGTCGGGCATACGACGCTCGGCGCGGCTGTGCTCCTGCGGCACTCCGCCGGGGTCGACCCGTCGCGGTTTGCCCACATCCTCCACATCCTGATGTCCCACCACGGCCCCCACGGCGAGGTCCTGCCCCGGACCCCTGAGGCCTGGGCGGTCCACTTTGCCGACAATGCCAGCGCCACCCTCCGGGCGGCCTGCGACGACACCGCGGACCTTGCGCCGGGGGAAGAGCGGCAAGGGGCACGGACCGGCGGGCAGGTCTATCGGTTTTAA
- a CDS encoding YhfC family intramembrane metalloprotease, with protein sequence MDPLVVVTFAVVALLEIAVPLVLGYWIVRRFGVPWRIFGLGALFFIAVQVIHTPLVLVTQAPLYLAFLPMGTTAAVAVLAVYLGLLAGLFEELGRYLVYRYYFRRRGIALTRENGLQFGAGWGGVESMLVALIVISGMLSYIALTGDGWSLFVPDDPAVQAQVEALRSLTPLDILPGLAERMMTITLHIAWSLLVLAAVVYGKKLLLVLAVLWHAAVDAAAVYLVQTQGIFVTEAAVFVFAVLGLAYILWEWRRPAS encoded by the coding sequence ATGGACCCACTGGTTGTCGTCACGTTCGCCGTCGTCGCCCTGCTTGAGATCGCCGTTCCGCTCGTGCTCGGCTACTGGATTGTCCGGAGGTTCGGCGTCCCGTGGCGTATCTTCGGGCTCGGCGCCCTCTTCTTCATCGCCGTGCAGGTCATCCACACCCCGCTCGTCCTCGTAACGCAGGCCCCGCTCTACCTCGCCTTCCTGCCGATGGGCACGACGGCGGCCGTTGCGGTCCTCGCCGTCTACCTCGGCCTCCTTGCCGGGCTCTTCGAGGAGCTCGGCCGCTACCTCGTCTATCGCTACTACTTCAGGCGGCGGGGTATCGCTCTCACCCGAGAGAACGGCCTCCAGTTCGGGGCCGGGTGGGGCGGCGTCGAGAGCATGCTTGTCGCACTCATCGTCATCTCGGGCATGCTCTCCTACATCGCCCTCACCGGCGACGGGTGGTCGCTCTTCGTCCCCGACGACCCTGCGGTCCAGGCCCAGGTAGAGGCCCTCCGGAGCCTCACCCCGCTCGACATCCTGCCCGGGCTTGCCGAGCGGATGATGACGATAACCCTGCACATCGCGTGGTCGCTCTTGGTCCTCGCCGCAGTCGTTTACGGCAAAAAGTTGCTTCTCGTCCTCGCCGTGCTCTGGCACGCCGCCGTGGACGCCGCGGCCGTCTACCTCGTCCAGACGCAGGGGATTTTTGTGACCGAGGCGGCGGTCTTCGTCTTTGCCGTGCTCGGCCTTGCGTATATCCTGTGGGAGTGGAGGCGGCCGGCCTCTTAA
- a CDS encoding C-GCAxxG-C-C family protein, which yields MEKRSEEAVSRFMRGYNCAQAVSSVFAADVGVPEEVILRAATGFGGGMGHTGGACGAVSGAVLVLGLLFGSTGPDGKAAKDETYALVREFMTRFALRNGAASCTELLGCDLSTDEGLARAREQNLTRTICPRYVRDAVEILEEIVGPRDVTSGPLQAR from the coding sequence ATGGAGAAGAGATCGGAAGAAGCGGTCTCCCGCTTCATGCGGGGCTACAACTGCGCACAGGCGGTCAGTTCCGTCTTTGCGGCAGATGTCGGGGTGCCTGAAGAGGTTATCCTCCGGGCGGCCACCGGGTTCGGCGGCGGGATGGGGCACACCGGGGGTGCCTGCGGGGCAGTTTCGGGTGCGGTCCTCGTCCTCGGGCTCCTGTTCGGGAGCACCGGTCCTGACGGGAAAGCGGCGAAGGATGAGACCTACGCGCTCGTCCGGGAGTTCATGACCCGGTTTGCCCTCCGGAACGGCGCCGCATCGTGCACCGAACTCCTCGGGTGCGATCTCTCCACCGATGAGGGGCTGGCGCGGGCTCGCGAGCAGAACCTCACCCGGACCATCTGCCCCCGATATGTCCGGGATGCGGTGGAGATCCTCGAGGAGATCGTGGGGCCCCGGGATGTCACTTCCGGGCCGCTTCAGGCCCGGTGA
- a CDS encoding acyltransferase family protein has translation MNTEHSEGGSIHRGAARFSNNFDFLRFAAAAVIIVTHAYALRLGYANIWLYDPVTLIGQAALGVLFVTSGYLITASWEATASPLRFAWKRFLRIVPALVPAIFLTLFVIGPLMTTLSMEDYVAALFSPAGIAAAPFFENGGVIGLFQQNPVPYVNGSLWTIPVEVAMYGVVALLGLTGLLRHKSAILGLAAVNVLLWMAWFDDARMAKIRFTLYFLIGAYLSLHHRRITYRPLVAGALLLVLGLSTATPYSSVAGVVCLPYLVLYAAHLPIPLLNNFGRPGDFSYGMYVYHYPVQQVLIQVSGNTLLLPALCGLSFLLTLPLAFLSWHAIEKRALGMKNLDVGSLRRMLGLQEAVTGPEAARK, from the coding sequence ATGAATACCGAGCACTCGGAAGGCGGGAGCATTCACCGAGGTGCGGCCCGGTTCTCGAATAACTTCGACTTCCTGCGGTTCGCCGCTGCGGCGGTGATCATCGTCACGCACGCCTACGCGCTCAGGCTCGGTTACGCCAATATCTGGCTCTACGACCCCGTCACACTCATCGGACAGGCGGCGCTTGGCGTCCTCTTCGTCACCAGCGGTTACCTGATTACGGCAAGTTGGGAGGCGACCGCATCGCCGCTTCGGTTCGCCTGGAAGCGATTCCTCCGGATCGTCCCGGCTCTCGTTCCCGCAATCTTCCTCACGCTCTTCGTTATCGGCCCGTTGATGACGACCCTCTCCATGGAAGACTACGTTGCCGCTCTCTTCTCACCAGCAGGGATTGCCGCGGCTCCGTTCTTTGAGAACGGGGGAGTCATCGGCCTCTTCCAGCAGAACCCGGTGCCGTACGTGAACGGCTCGCTCTGGACGATACCGGTCGAGGTCGCGATGTACGGGGTCGTTGCCCTCCTTGGGCTCACAGGGCTCCTGCGGCACAAATCCGCCATCCTCGGCCTTGCCGCCGTAAATGTCCTACTCTGGATGGCTTGGTTCGACGACGCCCGGATGGCGAAGATCCGGTTTACTCTTTATTTCCTCATTGGGGCGTACCTCTCCCTTCACCACCGGCGCATCACCTACCGGCCGCTCGTCGCGGGAGCCCTGCTTCTGGTGCTCGGGCTCTCGACGGCGACGCCCTACTCCTCCGTCGCCGGGGTGGTCTGCCTCCCCTACCTCGTCCTCTACGCCGCGCACCTCCCGATCCCGCTCCTGAACAACTTCGGGAGGCCGGGAGACTTCTCCTACGGGATGTACGTCTACCACTACCCGGTCCAGCAGGTACTCATCCAGGTCTCGGGGAACACCCTCCTCCTCCCTGCGCTCTGCGGGCTCTCGTTCCTGCTGACGCTCCCCCTGGCGTTCCTCTCTTGGCACGCGATCGAGAAGCGGGCGCTCGGAATGAAGAACCTCGACGTAGGCAGCCTGCGGCGGATGCTCGGGCTGCAGGAAGCCGTCACCGGGCCTGAAGCGGCCCGGAAGTGA